A single Hyperolius riggenbachi isolate aHypRig1 chromosome 12, aHypRig1.pri, whole genome shotgun sequence DNA region contains:
- the LOC137540942 gene encoding galanin receptor 2a-like produces MELHQKLGDLLPWNVSIFGYLSPLNDSMWQSSPLPSSLLFSAHEPGTILLVVMYSASFLAGLAGNIMALRVLGTRRRRRCRYTGVSGTRDLLVNLAVCDMMVICICMPINLGHQVHNAWVFGDFLCRAVPFVQAVSVSASVLTLSVISLNRYYSVHNPIHARTFFTTKRLAIMITVVWLFASALCIPLLFMTRTQNLVLIPGQLAVVVCTESWPNLNMKLIYNFLLFCALYVFPVLFNLLICFLTSRRLWGSSDTVIDNNSWSMSGSRLKARRKIAKMVVALVLLFTLSWLPLYVMDIWIDFHMSYAPFGEVQPHHDWILQVRPFAQWLGLTNSTLNPLCYCFVGNLYRSAKRFRNSYRERLVSIFSMSLNHPPGDMTAPRLLHYKASKDHINSQFKRGKRRSMFRPLAENKSASSAAICEGSPGTTLGAPI; encoded by the coding sequence ATGGAACTCCACCAGAAGCTCGGGGACCTCTTGCCTTGGAATGTCTCCATCTTCGGTTATCTGTCTCCACTGAATGACAGTATGTGGCAGTCCAGTCCTCTGCCCAGCAGCCTCCTCTTCTCTGCCCATGAGCCCGGGACCATTCTTCTGGTGGTAATGTACTCTGCTTCTTTTCTGGCTGGCTTGGCTGGTAACATCATGGCTCTGAGGGTATTGGGGACCCGCAGGAGGAGGAGATGTCGTTATACTGGGGTGTCGGGGACCAGGGATCTCCTGGTGAACTTGGCTGTCTGCGACATGATGGTGATATGCATTTGCATGCCCATCAACCTTGGCCATCAGGTGCATAACGCTTGGGTGTTTGGGGACTTCCTCTGCAGGGCTGTCCCCTTTGTCCAGGCAGTCTCCGTCTCTGCCAGTGTCCTCACTCTGTCTGTCATCAGCCTGAACAGGTACTACAGCGTCCACAACCCCATCCACGCAAGAACTTTCTTTACTACCAAGAGACTAGCCATCATGATCACTGTGGTGTGGCTTTTTGCTTCTGCTTTGTGCATTCCATTGCTGTTCATGACCAGGACTCAGAATTTAGTCCTCATCCCAGGGCAGTTGGCTGTAGTGGTTTGCACGGAGAGTTGGCCCAACTTGAACATGAAACTTATCTATAACTTCTTGCTGTTTTGTGCCCTATATGTGTTTCCAGTATTATTCAACCTTTTGATCTGCTTTCTGACCAGTCGGCGACTTTGGGGGTCCAGCGATACCGTGATTGACAACAACAGTTGGTCCATGTCTGGTTCCAGGTTGAAGGCTCGTAGGAAGATCGCCAAGATGGTGGTGGCTCTGGTTCTTCTCTTCACACTCTCCTGGTTGCCCCTCTATGTGATGGACATCTGGATTGACTTCCACATGTCCTATGCCCCTTTTGGAGAGGTTCAGCCCCACCATGACTGGATCTTGCAGGTGAGACCCTTTGCCCAGTGGCTTGGCCTCACCAACTCGACCCTTAACCCCCTGTGCTACTGCTTTGTGGGCAACTTGTATCGTTCAGCGAAACGTTTTCGGAACAGCTACAGGGAAAGGTTGGTGTCCATTTTTAGTATGTCCTTGAACCATCCTCCTGGGGACATGACTGCCCCAAGATTACTGCACTACAAAGCTTCCAAAGACCACATAAACTCCCAGTTCAAGAGAGGGAAACGGCGGTCAATGTTTCGACCCCTGGCGGAGAACAAAAGTGCTTCCTCAGCTGCAATCTGTGAAGGGAGCCCAGGGACTACCTTGGGTGCCCCTATCTGA